In a genomic window of Mixta intestinalis:
- a CDS encoding TrbI/VirB10 family protein, whose translation MNLNNLIRNNQRKLFGIILGVVIVIIGTLYLANKGMLNDSGVGEEILDTASPEPDLTGGGVVNTFDGTGQNSLLVSAQSREKEAREQLSAMQKDFKALKDQLTEVIHNNTSLQQKVNDLMAQIQNQPKTQSVGQQTPPASHQATGYTPPRQEYSFGPAPVQKGQIDNQVFDYSKFEPEKKDTSFWVPTGTFSKATVIEGADTNASVRGEQNMVPMQFKLQGEAHLPNNHKMGHLKNCFLTGAAYGDISSERAIVLAQRLSCVINGKHIDQEVEGHVTFYGKNGIKGIPVMRNGKILGLAFTSGVFGGLGQSASQVGQTVAGLGATTSISGGDVARSAIGGGLGKGADKLADYYIERAEQYHPIIPIGAANRVEVVFIKGFRAKFIEDEEARKQTKEKKRSEGEPTDKLTREIGNSGLSPDLVGKLGDAVRLNINDFVTPNSNGQAKNNVQEEFRK comes from the coding sequence ATGAACCTTAATAATCTGATCCGCAATAATCAGCGCAAACTCTTTGGCATCATTTTGGGTGTCGTAATTGTCATTATTGGCACTTTGTATCTGGCTAACAAAGGCATGCTAAATGATTCCGGCGTGGGTGAGGAAATACTCGATACCGCTTCCCCGGAACCTGACCTGACCGGTGGAGGTGTAGTTAACACCTTTGATGGTACCGGACAAAACTCTCTGCTGGTGAGTGCTCAAAGCCGCGAAAAGGAAGCCCGGGAACAGCTCTCAGCAATGCAGAAGGATTTTAAAGCGCTCAAAGATCAGCTGACTGAAGTAATACATAACAACACGTCTCTGCAGCAGAAAGTAAACGATCTGATGGCGCAGATCCAAAACCAGCCTAAAACACAGTCAGTCGGGCAACAGACACCGCCAGCTTCACATCAGGCCACGGGCTATACGCCGCCACGTCAAGAATACTCTTTTGGTCCCGCGCCGGTGCAGAAAGGTCAAATCGATAACCAGGTATTTGATTACTCAAAATTTGAGCCGGAGAAGAAAGACACATCTTTCTGGGTACCAACCGGCACATTCTCCAAAGCCACCGTGATTGAAGGTGCTGACACTAATGCTTCAGTACGCGGTGAACAAAATATGGTGCCTATGCAGTTCAAGCTTCAGGGAGAAGCTCATCTGCCGAACAACCACAAAATGGGACATCTTAAAAACTGTTTTCTAACAGGCGCGGCCTACGGAGATATCTCCAGCGAACGCGCTATTGTTCTGGCGCAGCGCCTGTCATGTGTTATCAACGGCAAACATATCGATCAGGAAGTGGAAGGCCACGTTACGTTCTATGGCAAAAACGGCATCAAAGGCATACCGGTGATGCGAAACGGAAAAATACTCGGACTCGCTTTTACTTCAGGGGTATTTGGTGGTTTAGGGCAAAGTGCTTCACAGGTAGGCCAGACTGTTGCAGGCCTTGGTGCAACAACCAGTATAAGTGGTGGAGATGTGGCCCGCAGCGCCATAGGCGGCGGTCTGGGAAAGGGCGCGGATAAGCTGGCTGATTATTACATCGAGAGAGCCGAGCAATATCATCCGATTATCCCGATTGGCGCAGCAAACCGCGTGGAAGTGGTCTTTATCAAGGGGTTCCGGGCAAAGTTTATAGAAGATGAAGAGGCCAGGAAACAGACGAAAGAAAAAAAACGCTCTGAGGGAGAGCCGACAGACAAGCTGACACGCGAAATCGGTAACAGCGGCCTGTCGCCAGATCTTGTCGGTAAACTTGGTGACGCGGTCCGCCTTAATATTAATGACTTCGTGACGCCGAACAGTAACGGTCAGGCTAAAAACAATGTTCAGGAGGAATTTAGAAAATGA
- a CDS encoding TraK domain-containing protein: protein MYKCFFISAIALLTTFPVRAEQITLNPGARVSAAVSNTNPNYLRVNDDRILSVQAAKGVLSDKSPTPEGAIVFSTLTDKPFTMFVQTASGFAFSVQATPGKRAGLSLTVDNLEVRGTHEAQEYEQKQDTYSALISSLIGRFITNRKPAGYVFSKNTDIPVSKAVKSVFALRPVTAWQGDRIRIVRTDLTSLSSQRIQLSERYFWSPGVMAVSFHPRLDVLEPGKSVSLITVFRTTGGADEP, encoded by the coding sequence ATGTATAAATGCTTTTTTATCAGCGCAATTGCATTACTTACCACATTCCCTGTCCGTGCTGAGCAAATTACGCTGAACCCCGGTGCACGTGTCAGTGCTGCTGTCAGTAATACCAATCCTAACTACCTGCGTGTAAACGATGATCGCATTCTCAGCGTGCAAGCTGCGAAAGGAGTACTGAGTGACAAATCTCCGACACCGGAAGGTGCGATTGTGTTTTCTACCCTAACCGACAAACCTTTCACAATGTTCGTACAGACGGCATCAGGTTTTGCTTTTTCGGTGCAGGCCACACCTGGCAAGCGTGCTGGTCTTAGCCTGACGGTAGATAACCTGGAGGTGCGTGGCACTCATGAGGCGCAAGAGTATGAACAAAAGCAAGACACTTACAGTGCACTCATCAGCAGCCTGATTGGGCGCTTTATTACTAACCGTAAGCCTGCAGGTTATGTCTTCAGCAAAAACACCGACATCCCGGTAAGTAAGGCGGTCAAAAGTGTGTTTGCGCTGCGTCCCGTAACCGCGTGGCAGGGGGATCGCATCCGCATCGTGCGCACAGACCTTACCAGCCTGTCCTCACAGCGTATCCAACTGAGTGAACGCTATTTCTGGAGTCCGGGCGTGATGGCTGTGTCATTCCATCCGCGGCTCGATGTGCTTGAGCCGGGAAAGAGCGTTTCTCTCATTACTGTCTTTCGGACGACAGGGGGGGCAGATGAACCTTAA
- a CDS encoding TraE/TraK family type IV conjugative transfer system protein yields MELKLRSAGNRNMAVAILVLLVITILALGLCWRIYSDNQALTNKLLNNRQTIIMPYGADTPFSFTGERGDARYLRLMALAWLNLRLNISDKNVDSSHEILLAGACDGADKTLKGILANEALRIKENNGGSVFYPRDIRVWPDSGIVDITGDLHLSYGIQDGNPVAKHYRLRTDTRNSRLCWNAFLEVSDV; encoded by the coding sequence ATGGAATTAAAGCTACGTTCAGCGGGAAACCGCAATATGGCCGTGGCTATTCTGGTGCTGCTTGTAATCACTATCCTTGCGCTGGGGCTTTGCTGGCGCATTTACAGCGATAACCAGGCGCTCACGAATAAGCTTTTGAATAACCGACAGACCATTATCATGCCCTACGGTGCGGATACGCCATTCAGCTTTACTGGCGAACGTGGCGATGCCCGTTATCTGCGACTCATGGCACTGGCATGGCTGAATCTGCGCCTCAATATCTCCGATAAAAACGTTGATAGCAGCCACGAGATATTGCTGGCAGGCGCATGCGACGGCGCGGATAAAACCCTTAAAGGGATACTGGCTAATGAAGCCTTACGCATAAAAGAAAATAACGGTGGGTCTGTATTCTATCCAAGAGATATCAGGGTATGGCCAGACAGTGGCATCGTCGATATTACTGGTGATCTGCACCTGAGTTACGGAATACAGGATGGCAATCCAGTAGCGAAACATTACCGGCTACGAACTGATACACGTAACAGCCGTCTTTGCTGGAATGCTTTCCTGGAGGTGTCCGATGTATAA
- the traL gene encoding type IV conjugative transfer system protein TraL yields MEKRDRYTFAATFSEQKRFLGLPPDEFCVYVPLALLAIFINIWVFGPSLIAAVVGIRYLKKGRGSQYILNLAYWCLPTSVMRFFLSILPDSYKRHWIA; encoded by the coding sequence ATGGAAAAACGTGACCGGTATACCTTCGCGGCTACGTTTTCCGAGCAAAAGCGGTTCTTGGGGCTGCCACCTGATGAATTTTGCGTGTATGTGCCGCTGGCATTACTGGCCATATTTATCAACATTTGGGTGTTTGGCCCCTCCCTTATAGCTGCTGTTGTTGGAATTCGATACCTCAAGAAAGGCCGCGGCTCTCAATATATTCTCAATCTCGCGTACTGGTGCCTGCCTACCTCCGTGATGCGTTTCTTCCTCAGCATCTTGCCTGATAGCTATAAACGGCACTGGATCGCCTGA
- a CDS encoding type IV conjugative transfer system pilin TraA: protein MKGTLSSSVNYCRKAGAVAWKKTKKTAVVAALGALAFYMVPAHAVDYFASAKTDVGDTFGNGSAAVYILYILEVLAVLFAYIKTKNLAIFGSIAAVLVFINIAFSLTP from the coding sequence ATGAAGGGCACACTCTCTTCGTCTGTAAATTACTGTCGTAAGGCAGGGGCGGTAGCGTGGAAGAAAACGAAAAAAACTGCGGTGGTAGCTGCGCTGGGGGCGCTGGCATTTTATATGGTGCCAGCCCACGCCGTGGACTACTTTGCTTCAGCTAAAACAGATGTTGGTGATACTTTCGGTAATGGGTCTGCTGCTGTATATATTCTCTATATTCTTGAAGTTCTGGCTGTTCTATTTGCTTATATCAAGACCAAAAACCTTGCTATCTTCGGCAGTATTGCCGCAGTTCTCGTCTTCATTAACATCGCCTTTAGCTTAACTCCTTAA